One genomic segment of Coffea arabica cultivar ET-39 chromosome 6e, Coffea Arabica ET-39 HiFi, whole genome shotgun sequence includes these proteins:
- the LOC113695342 gene encoding uncharacterized protein isoform X7 gives MGASRKLQGEIDRVLKKVQEGVDVFDSIWNKVYDTDNANQKEKFEADLKKEIKKLQRYRDQIKTWIQSSEIKDKKVSASYEQALMDARKQIEREMERFKICEKETKTKAFSKEGLGQQPKTDPKEKAKSDTRDWLNNVVSELENQIDSFEAEIEGLSVKKGKTRPPRLTHLEASIARHKAHIMKLELILRLLDNDELSPETVNDVKDFLDDYVERNQEDFDDFDDVDELYSSLPLDRVESLEDLVTMGPPGLVKATATSANQQGTSPQEQVEETATQDTTTDTVARTPPPKSSSAAASAPPTPVGSHSNPGIVKATSDFVGASTASSGHFGSSSSTGLLDNAGVPSSPVSVPYSVKEEDITSFPGRKPSPALAEVGLRGVGRGGLSNQPSSSVPISSGSTISSNGALGSVTSGSEMGKRNMLGAEERLGSSSMVQSLVSPLGNRMILPQAGKTGDGIGSADAGSVGEAASMAGRVLSSSVVHGIQWRPGSSFQNQNEVGQFRGRTEIAPDQREKFLQRFQQVQQGQTNLLGLPLSGGNHKQFSAQQQNSLLQQQQPIPIHQSSSQQTQILAGSRDADVGHAKVEELHQQPAVSEDSSESIGNSGLVKNLMNEDDMKASYALDPPAGAGSALTESSQMPRDIDLSPGQPLQSSQPSGSLGVIGRRSVADLGAIGDNLSVSPATSGGMHDQLYNLQMLESSFYKLPQPKDSERAKSYTPRHPVVTPPSYPQVQAPIVNNPAFWERLGADNYGTDTLFFAFYYQQNTYQQYLAAKELKKQSWRYHRKYNTWFQRHKEPDIATDDYEQGTYVYFDFHIGNDEQHGWCQRIKTEFTFEYNYLEDELIV, from the exons GTTAGTGCCTCTTATGAGCAGGCTCTCATGGATGCTCGCAAGCAAATTGAGCGTGAAATGGAACGATTTAAAATCTGTGAGAaggaaactaaaacaaaagcattttcaaaagaaGGCCTGGGCCAACAGCCTAAGACG GATCCAAAGGAGAAAGCTAAATCAGATACACGAGATTGGCTGAACAATGTG GTGAGCGAACTAGAAAATCAAATTGATAGCTTTGAAGCTGAAATCGAGGGTCTCTCTgtaaaaaaagggaaaacaagGCCTCCTAGACTG ACACATTTGGAGGCGTCAATTGCTCGACACAAGGCTCATATAATGAAACTAGAATTGATTTTGAGACTACTGGACAATGATGAATTAAGTCCTGAAACAGTTAATGATGTTAAAGATTTCTTGGACGATTATGTTGAGCGTAATCAG GAggatttcgatgatttcgatgatgttgACGAGCTTTACAGCTCTTTACCTTTAGACAGGGTGGAGTCTCTTGAAGATTTAGTAACAATGGGCCCTCCTGGTCTTGTTAAG GCTACAGCTACATCTGCCAATCAACAAGGCACTTCTCCCCAAGAGCAAGTTGAGGAAACAGCAACCCAGGACACTACTACTGATACTGTTGCAAGGACTCCCCCTCCTAAAAGCAGTTCAGCTGCTGCTTCTGCTCCACCAACACCAGTAGGAAGCCATTCCAATCCTGGTATTGTGAAAGCTACAAGTGACTTCGTTGGTGCATCAACTGCTTCCTCTGGTCATTTTGGTTCAAGTTCTTCAACCGGTCTCTTAGATAATGCAGGCGTTCCTTCATCTCCTGTAAGTGTCCCTTATTCAGTAAAGGAAGAAGACATTACAAGTTTCCCTGGCCGTAAACCTTCCCCAGCTCTTGCTGAAGTTGGGCTACGAGGTGTTGGTAGAGGTGGATTATCCAACCAACCATCAAGTAGTGTCCCTATCAGTTCTGGAAGCACAATTTCGAGCAATGGAGCCCTTGGTAGTGTAACGTCAGGTTCTGAAATGGGAAAAAGAAACATGCTTGGAGCTGAGGAAAGACTTGGAAGTAGTAGCATGGTGCAATCACTTGTATCTCCTCTTGGTAATAGAATGATCTTGCCACAGGCTGGGAAAACTGGTGATGGAATTGGCTCAGCTGATGCTGGGAGTGTTGGTGAGGCTGCATCTATGGCTGGGAGGGTGTTATCTTCTTCTGTGGTTCATGGTATACAATGGAGGCCTGGAAGTTCCTTTCAGAACCAGAATGAGGTG GGACAATTCCGTGGAAGAACTGAAATTGCTCCTGACCAGAGGGAGAAGTTTCTGCAGCGGTTTCAGCAGGTTCAGCAGGGTCAAACTAACCTTCTTGGCTTGCCTCTTAGCGGAGGGAATCATAAACAATTCTCTGCTCAGCAACAGAATTCCCTCTTGCAGCAG CAGCAGCCCATTCCAATCCATCAGTCGTCAAGTCAGCAGACTCAAATATTGGCAGGGTCTAGAGATGCTG ATGTTGGTCATGCAAAAGTGGAGGAGTTGCATCAGCAACCTGCAGTATCTGAGGATTCCTCTGAATCTATTGGAAACTCTGGACTTGTGAAGAATCTGATGAATGAGGATGATATGAAGGCTTCATATGCGTTGGATCCTCCG GCTGGAGCGGGTAGCGCTCTTACAGAATCATCTCAAATGCCAAGGGACATTGATTTATCTCCTGGTCAGCCTTTGCAATCCAGTCAACCTTCTGGAAGTCTTGGTGTCATTGGTCGAAGAAGTGTTGCAGACCTGGGTGCAATTGGTGATAACCTCAGTGTTTCTCCTGCAACATCTGGAGGAATGCATGACCAGTTGTACAATTTACAGATGCTTGAATCTTCATTTTATAAACTTCCACAACCAAAAGATTCTGAGCGGGCAAAGAGCTATACTCCA AGACACCCTGTGGTGACTCCTCCAAGCTATCCCCAAGTGCAGGCACCAATTGTCAATAACCCTGCTTTCTGGGAGCGTCTTGGAGCTGATAACTACGGCACTGATACCCTGTTCTTTGCGTTTTACTACCAACAG AATACTTATCAGCAGTATCTGGCtgctaaggaattgaagaagcaATCATGGAGATACCATAGGAAGTACAATACATGGTTTCAGAGACACAAGGAGCCGGATATTGCCACTGATGATTATGAACAGGGGACATACGTTTACTTTGATTTCCATATTGGCAATGATGAGCAGCACGGATG GTGCCAGAGAATCAAGACTGAGTTCACGTTTGAGTACAATTATCTTGAAGATGAGCTTATAGTGTAG
- the LOC113695342 gene encoding uncharacterized protein isoform X5: MGASRKLQGEIDRVLKKVQEGVDVFDSIWNKVYDTDNANQKEKFEADLKKEIKKLQRYRDQIKTWIQSSEIKDKKVSASYEQALMDARKQIEREMERFKICEKETKTKAFSKEGLGQQPKTDPKEKAKSDTRDWLNNVVSELENQIDSFEAEIEGLSVKKGKTRPPRLTHLEASIARHKAHIMKLELILRLLDNDELSPETVNDVKDFLDDYVERNQEDFDDFDDVDELYSSLPLDRVESLEDLVTMGPPGLVKGVSASNAVLSMKNHLATPAAQTPATATSANQQGTSPQEQVEETATQDTTTDTVARTPPPKSSSAAASAPPTPVGSHSNPGIVKATSDFVGASTASSGHFGSSSSTGLLDNAGVPSSPVSVPYSVKEEDITSFPGRKPSPALAEVGLRGVGRGGLSNQPSSSVPISSGSTISSNGALGSVTSGSEMGKRNMLGAEERLGSSSMVQSLVSPLGNRMILPQAGKTGDGIGSADAGSVGEAASMAGRVLSSSVVHGIQWRPGSSFQNQNEVGQFRGRTEIAPDQREKFLQRFQQVQQGQTNLLGLPLSGGNHKQFSAQQQNSLLQQQQPIPIHQSSSQQTQILAGSRDADVGHAKVEELHQQPAVSEDSSESIGNSGLVKNLMNEDDMKASYALDPPAGAGSALTESSQMPRDIDLSPGQPLQSSQPSGSLGVIGRRSVADLGAIGDNLSVSPATSGGMHDQLYNLQMLESSFYKLPQPKDSERAKSYTPRHPVVTPPSYPQVQAPIVNNPAFWERLGADNYGTDTLFFAFYYQQNTYQQYLAAKELKKQSWRYHRKYNTWFQRHKEPDIATDDYEQGTYVYFDFHIGNDEQHGWCQRIKTEFTFEYNYLEDELIV; encoded by the exons GTTAGTGCCTCTTATGAGCAGGCTCTCATGGATGCTCGCAAGCAAATTGAGCGTGAAATGGAACGATTTAAAATCTGTGAGAaggaaactaaaacaaaagcattttcaaaagaaGGCCTGGGCCAACAGCCTAAGACG GATCCAAAGGAGAAAGCTAAATCAGATACACGAGATTGGCTGAACAATGTG GTGAGCGAACTAGAAAATCAAATTGATAGCTTTGAAGCTGAAATCGAGGGTCTCTCTgtaaaaaaagggaaaacaagGCCTCCTAGACTG ACACATTTGGAGGCGTCAATTGCTCGACACAAGGCTCATATAATGAAACTAGAATTGATTTTGAGACTACTGGACAATGATGAATTAAGTCCTGAAACAGTTAATGATGTTAAAGATTTCTTGGACGATTATGTTGAGCGTAATCAG GAggatttcgatgatttcgatgatgttgACGAGCTTTACAGCTCTTTACCTTTAGACAGGGTGGAGTCTCTTGAAGATTTAGTAACAATGGGCCCTCCTGGTCTTGTTAAG GGTGTCAGTGCCTCCAATGCAGTTTTAAGCATGAAAAATCATTTGGCTACACCTGCTGCTCAAACACCT GCTACAGCTACATCTGCCAATCAACAAGGCACTTCTCCCCAAGAGCAAGTTGAGGAAACAGCAACCCAGGACACTACTACTGATACTGTTGCAAGGACTCCCCCTCCTAAAAGCAGTTCAGCTGCTGCTTCTGCTCCACCAACACCAGTAGGAAGCCATTCCAATCCTGGTATTGTGAAAGCTACAAGTGACTTCGTTGGTGCATCAACTGCTTCCTCTGGTCATTTTGGTTCAAGTTCTTCAACCGGTCTCTTAGATAATGCAGGCGTTCCTTCATCTCCTGTAAGTGTCCCTTATTCAGTAAAGGAAGAAGACATTACAAGTTTCCCTGGCCGTAAACCTTCCCCAGCTCTTGCTGAAGTTGGGCTACGAGGTGTTGGTAGAGGTGGATTATCCAACCAACCATCAAGTAGTGTCCCTATCAGTTCTGGAAGCACAATTTCGAGCAATGGAGCCCTTGGTAGTGTAACGTCAGGTTCTGAAATGGGAAAAAGAAACATGCTTGGAGCTGAGGAAAGACTTGGAAGTAGTAGCATGGTGCAATCACTTGTATCTCCTCTTGGTAATAGAATGATCTTGCCACAGGCTGGGAAAACTGGTGATGGAATTGGCTCAGCTGATGCTGGGAGTGTTGGTGAGGCTGCATCTATGGCTGGGAGGGTGTTATCTTCTTCTGTGGTTCATGGTATACAATGGAGGCCTGGAAGTTCCTTTCAGAACCAGAATGAGGTG GGACAATTCCGTGGAAGAACTGAAATTGCTCCTGACCAGAGGGAGAAGTTTCTGCAGCGGTTTCAGCAGGTTCAGCAGGGTCAAACTAACCTTCTTGGCTTGCCTCTTAGCGGAGGGAATCATAAACAATTCTCTGCTCAGCAACAGAATTCCCTCTTGCAGCAG CAGCAGCCCATTCCAATCCATCAGTCGTCAAGTCAGCAGACTCAAATATTGGCAGGGTCTAGAGATGCTG ATGTTGGTCATGCAAAAGTGGAGGAGTTGCATCAGCAACCTGCAGTATCTGAGGATTCCTCTGAATCTATTGGAAACTCTGGACTTGTGAAGAATCTGATGAATGAGGATGATATGAAGGCTTCATATGCGTTGGATCCTCCG GCTGGAGCGGGTAGCGCTCTTACAGAATCATCTCAAATGCCAAGGGACATTGATTTATCTCCTGGTCAGCCTTTGCAATCCAGTCAACCTTCTGGAAGTCTTGGTGTCATTGGTCGAAGAAGTGTTGCAGACCTGGGTGCAATTGGTGATAACCTCAGTGTTTCTCCTGCAACATCTGGAGGAATGCATGACCAGTTGTACAATTTACAGATGCTTGAATCTTCATTTTATAAACTTCCACAACCAAAAGATTCTGAGCGGGCAAAGAGCTATACTCCA AGACACCCTGTGGTGACTCCTCCAAGCTATCCCCAAGTGCAGGCACCAATTGTCAATAACCCTGCTTTCTGGGAGCGTCTTGGAGCTGATAACTACGGCACTGATACCCTGTTCTTTGCGTTTTACTACCAACAG AATACTTATCAGCAGTATCTGGCtgctaaggaattgaagaagcaATCATGGAGATACCATAGGAAGTACAATACATGGTTTCAGAGACACAAGGAGCCGGATATTGCCACTGATGATTATGAACAGGGGACATACGTTTACTTTGATTTCCATATTGGCAATGATGAGCAGCACGGATG GTGCCAGAGAATCAAGACTGAGTTCACGTTTGAGTACAATTATCTTGAAGATGAGCTTATAGTGTAG
- the LOC113695342 gene encoding uncharacterized protein isoform X4: MGASRKLQGEIDRVLKKVQEGVDVFDSIWNKVYDTDNANQKEKFEADLKKEIKKLQRYRDQIKTWIQSSEIKDKKALMDARKQIEREMERFKICEKETKTKAFSKEGLGQQPKTDPKEKAKSDTRDWLNNVVSELENQIDSFEAEIEGLSVKKGKTRPPRLTHLEASIARHKAHIMKLELILRLLDNDELSPETVNDVKDFLDDYVERNQEDFDDFDDVDELYSSLPLDRVESLEDLVTMGPPGLVKATATSANQQGTSPQEQVEETATQDTTTDTVARTPPPKSSSAAASAPPTPVGSHSNPGIVKATSDFVGASTASSGHFGSSSSTGLLDNAGVPSSPVSVPYSVKEEDITSFPGRKPSPALAEVGLRGVGRGGLSNQPSSSVPISSGSTISSNGALGSVTSGSEMGKRNMLGAEERLGSSSMVQSLVSPLGNRMILPQAGKTGDGIGSADAGSVGEAASMAGRVLSSSVVHGIQWRPGSSFQNQNEVGQFRGRTEIAPDQREKFLQRFQQVQQGQTNLLGLPLSGGNHKQFSAQQQNSLLQQFNSQSSSVSSQLGLGVGVQPAGLNSVPSSPSLQQQPIPIHQSSSQQTQILAGSRDADVGHAKVEELHQQPAVSEDSSESIGNSGLVKNLMNEDDMKASYALDPPAGAGSALTESSQMPRDIDLSPGQPLQSSQPSGSLGVIGRRSVADLGAIGDNLSVSPATSGGMHDQLYNLQMLESSFYKLPQPKDSERAKSYTPRHPVVTPPSYPQVQAPIVNNPAFWERLGADNYGTDTLFFAFYYQQNTYQQYLAAKELKKQSWRYHRKYNTWFQRHKEPDIATDDYEQGTYVYFDFHIGNDEQHGWCQRIKTEFTFEYNYLEDELIV; this comes from the exons GCTCTCATGGATGCTCGCAAGCAAATTGAGCGTGAAATGGAACGATTTAAAATCTGTGAGAaggaaactaaaacaaaagcattttcaaaagaaGGCCTGGGCCAACAGCCTAAGACG GATCCAAAGGAGAAAGCTAAATCAGATACACGAGATTGGCTGAACAATGTG GTGAGCGAACTAGAAAATCAAATTGATAGCTTTGAAGCTGAAATCGAGGGTCTCTCTgtaaaaaaagggaaaacaagGCCTCCTAGACTG ACACATTTGGAGGCGTCAATTGCTCGACACAAGGCTCATATAATGAAACTAGAATTGATTTTGAGACTACTGGACAATGATGAATTAAGTCCTGAAACAGTTAATGATGTTAAAGATTTCTTGGACGATTATGTTGAGCGTAATCAG GAggatttcgatgatttcgatgatgttgACGAGCTTTACAGCTCTTTACCTTTAGACAGGGTGGAGTCTCTTGAAGATTTAGTAACAATGGGCCCTCCTGGTCTTGTTAAG GCTACAGCTACATCTGCCAATCAACAAGGCACTTCTCCCCAAGAGCAAGTTGAGGAAACAGCAACCCAGGACACTACTACTGATACTGTTGCAAGGACTCCCCCTCCTAAAAGCAGTTCAGCTGCTGCTTCTGCTCCACCAACACCAGTAGGAAGCCATTCCAATCCTGGTATTGTGAAAGCTACAAGTGACTTCGTTGGTGCATCAACTGCTTCCTCTGGTCATTTTGGTTCAAGTTCTTCAACCGGTCTCTTAGATAATGCAGGCGTTCCTTCATCTCCTGTAAGTGTCCCTTATTCAGTAAAGGAAGAAGACATTACAAGTTTCCCTGGCCGTAAACCTTCCCCAGCTCTTGCTGAAGTTGGGCTACGAGGTGTTGGTAGAGGTGGATTATCCAACCAACCATCAAGTAGTGTCCCTATCAGTTCTGGAAGCACAATTTCGAGCAATGGAGCCCTTGGTAGTGTAACGTCAGGTTCTGAAATGGGAAAAAGAAACATGCTTGGAGCTGAGGAAAGACTTGGAAGTAGTAGCATGGTGCAATCACTTGTATCTCCTCTTGGTAATAGAATGATCTTGCCACAGGCTGGGAAAACTGGTGATGGAATTGGCTCAGCTGATGCTGGGAGTGTTGGTGAGGCTGCATCTATGGCTGGGAGGGTGTTATCTTCTTCTGTGGTTCATGGTATACAATGGAGGCCTGGAAGTTCCTTTCAGAACCAGAATGAGGTG GGACAATTCCGTGGAAGAACTGAAATTGCTCCTGACCAGAGGGAGAAGTTTCTGCAGCGGTTTCAGCAGGTTCAGCAGGGTCAAACTAACCTTCTTGGCTTGCCTCTTAGCGGAGGGAATCATAAACAATTCTCTGCTCAGCAACAGAATTCCCTCTTGCAGCAG TTCAATTCCCAAAGCTCCTCTGTCTCGTCTCAACTTGGGTTGGGAGTTGGGGTTCAACCAGCTGGTCTTAACAGTGTTCCATCATCTCCCTCATTGCAGCAGCAGCCCATTCCAATCCATCAGTCGTCAAGTCAGCAGACTCAAATATTGGCAGGGTCTAGAGATGCTG ATGTTGGTCATGCAAAAGTGGAGGAGTTGCATCAGCAACCTGCAGTATCTGAGGATTCCTCTGAATCTATTGGAAACTCTGGACTTGTGAAGAATCTGATGAATGAGGATGATATGAAGGCTTCATATGCGTTGGATCCTCCG GCTGGAGCGGGTAGCGCTCTTACAGAATCATCTCAAATGCCAAGGGACATTGATTTATCTCCTGGTCAGCCTTTGCAATCCAGTCAACCTTCTGGAAGTCTTGGTGTCATTGGTCGAAGAAGTGTTGCAGACCTGGGTGCAATTGGTGATAACCTCAGTGTTTCTCCTGCAACATCTGGAGGAATGCATGACCAGTTGTACAATTTACAGATGCTTGAATCTTCATTTTATAAACTTCCACAACCAAAAGATTCTGAGCGGGCAAAGAGCTATACTCCA AGACACCCTGTGGTGACTCCTCCAAGCTATCCCCAAGTGCAGGCACCAATTGTCAATAACCCTGCTTTCTGGGAGCGTCTTGGAGCTGATAACTACGGCACTGATACCCTGTTCTTTGCGTTTTACTACCAACAG AATACTTATCAGCAGTATCTGGCtgctaaggaattgaagaagcaATCATGGAGATACCATAGGAAGTACAATACATGGTTTCAGAGACACAAGGAGCCGGATATTGCCACTGATGATTATGAACAGGGGACATACGTTTACTTTGATTTCCATATTGGCAATGATGAGCAGCACGGATG GTGCCAGAGAATCAAGACTGAGTTCACGTTTGAGTACAATTATCTTGAAGATGAGCTTATAGTGTAG